A genomic region of Xanthomonas fragariae contains the following coding sequences:
- the waaA gene encoding lipid IV(A) 3-deoxy-D-manno-octulosonic acid transferase, whose protein sequence is MRKDPIEWLLRGLYSALLYLLLPVTVYHLVWRGFRVREYFNRWNERYASYTHACGRPRVWVHAVSVGEVNAAAPLVNALRAQRPDVRWVITTITPTGSERVRAVWGDAVDHVYLPYDVPGSVGRFLEHFRPRLALILETELWPNMLFGCRDRQIPVYILNARLSARSLRGYRLLAPLISRALRTVTCVAAQSHDDAERFITLGARPDQVIALGNLKFDIAAPVQLQAVVEQFRRQVPATRPVWIAASTHEGEEAAVADIHARLLLQFPDLLMLWAPRHPERFARVEALARERGWSLATRKAQQWPQARDKVFVIDTLGELMSFYACGQVAFVGGSLQPIGGHNLLEPAAVGTPAVTGPHLHNFSEISRRMHEADAVAICENADCVYQDLARLLGDQARRETMAANGLALVANGKGAVARTLMQIAPDLPPVVSDGTAP, encoded by the coding sequence ATGCGGAAAGACCCGATCGAATGGCTGTTGCGCGGGCTGTACTCGGCGCTGTTGTACCTGTTGCTGCCGGTAACGGTGTACCACCTAGTGTGGCGTGGTTTTCGTGTGCGCGAATACTTCAATCGCTGGAACGAGCGCTATGCGTCGTACACGCATGCCTGCGGTCGCCCACGCGTGTGGGTGCATGCGGTGTCGGTGGGCGAGGTCAACGCCGCTGCGCCGCTGGTCAATGCGTTGCGTGCGCAGCGCCCCGATGTCCGCTGGGTCATCACCACCATCACCCCGACCGGCTCCGAGCGGGTGCGCGCGGTGTGGGGCGATGCGGTAGACCATGTGTATCTGCCGTACGATGTGCCCGGCAGCGTGGGCCGGTTCCTGGAGCATTTCCGCCCGCGCTTGGCACTGATCCTGGAAACCGAGCTGTGGCCGAACATGCTGTTCGGGTGCCGCGACCGGCAGATTCCGGTGTACATCCTCAACGCGCGCTTGTCGGCGCGTTCGCTGCGCGGCTATCGCCTGTTGGCACCGCTGATCAGCCGCGCGTTGCGCACAGTCACCTGTGTGGCGGCGCAGTCGCACGACGATGCCGAACGTTTCATCACCCTCGGCGCGCGGCCCGATCAAGTGATCGCGCTGGGCAATCTCAAGTTCGATATCGCAGCGCCTGTACAGTTGCAGGCGGTGGTCGAGCAGTTTCGTAGGCAGGTGCCGGCCACGCGCCCGGTGTGGATCGCGGCCAGCACGCACGAAGGCGAAGAGGCCGCGGTAGCCGATATCCACGCGCGCTTGTTGCTGCAGTTTCCAGACCTGTTGATGTTGTGGGCGCCGCGCCATCCCGAGCGTTTTGCCAGGGTCGAAGCGCTGGCGCGCGAACGTGGCTGGAGTTTGGCCACGCGCAAGGCCCAGCAATGGCCGCAGGCGCGCGATAAGGTGTTTGTCATCGATACGTTAGGCGAGCTGATGAGTTTCTATGCCTGTGGGCAGGTCGCCTTCGTCGGCGGCAGCCTGCAGCCGATCGGCGGGCACAATCTGCTGGAGCCGGCTGCGGTCGGCACTCCGGCGGTGACCGGCCCGCATCTGCATAATTTCTCCGAGATTTCTCGGCGCATGCACGAGGCCGATGCGGTCGCCATCTGCGAGAACGCCGATTGCGTGTATCAGGATCTGGCACGCCTGCTCGGCGACCAGGCGCGGCGCGAGACGATGGCAGCCAATGGGTTGGCGCTGGTTGCCAATGGCAAGGGCGCGGTGGCGCGCACGCTGATGCAGATTGCGCCGGATCTACCGCCAGTGGTGAGTGATGGTACGGCGCCCTGA
- a CDS encoding LpxL/LpxP family Kdo(2)-lipid IV(A) lauroyl/palmitoleoyl acyltransferase, with protein sequence MPESANVAVRPSLRNPKYWPMYLGLAVMVLAGRLPWMLQRALGRGAGWIAMRLSGTRRRAAEVNLKLCFPEQDDAWRARLLRDSFDALGVGLFEFARAWWGSIDAIRPGVQIDGLEHLQRLQEQKRGGLLVSGHFMTLEMGGRLLCDHLPLAGMYRKHRNPVFEWAVKRGRLRYATHMFANEDLRATIKHLKRGGFLWYAPDQDMRGKDTVFVPFFGHPASTITATHQLARLTGCAVVPYFHRREGGRYILKIAPPLADIPSDDVIADTAQVNAVIEDMVREAPDQYLWIHRRFKRQPGGRSDFYR encoded by the coding sequence ATGCCCGAGTCCGCCAACGTCGCCGTCCGCCCTTCCCTGCGCAACCCAAAGTACTGGCCGATGTATCTGGGCCTTGCCGTGATGGTGCTGGCTGGACGCCTGCCCTGGATGCTGCAGCGCGCGCTGGGCCGCGGTGCCGGCTGGATCGCGATGCGTCTGTCGGGCACGCGTCGACGTGCTGCCGAGGTCAACCTCAAGCTGTGTTTCCCCGAACAGGATGATGCATGGCGAGCGCGGCTGTTGCGCGATAGTTTCGATGCGCTGGGCGTGGGCCTGTTCGAATTCGCGCGCGCCTGGTGGGGCAGCATCGATGCCATTCGCCCCGGCGTCCAGATCGACGGCCTGGAACATCTGCAGCGTCTGCAGGAACAAAAGCGCGGCGGGTTGCTGGTGTCCGGCCACTTCATGACGTTGGAAATGGGCGGGCGGCTGCTGTGCGATCACCTGCCGCTGGCCGGCATGTACCGCAAGCACCGAAATCCGGTGTTCGAGTGGGCGGTCAAGCGCGGACGGCTGCGCTACGCCACGCACATGTTCGCCAACGAAGATCTGCGCGCCACCATCAAGCATCTCAAGCGCGGCGGTTTTCTGTGGTACGCGCCGGATCAAGACATGCGCGGCAAGGACACCGTGTTCGTACCGTTTTTCGGACACCCGGCCTCCACCATCACCGCCACGCATCAGCTGGCGCGCCTGACCGGTTGCGCAGTGGTGCCGTACTTCCATCGTCGCGAAGGTGGCCGCTACATCCTCAAGATCGCGCCGCCACTGGCAGACATTCCATCCGACGATGTGATCGCCGACACCGCGCAGGTCAATGCGGTGATCGAGGACATGGTGCGCGAGGCACCGGACCAATACTTGTGGATCCATCGGCGCTTCAAACGCCAGCCGGGCGGGCGTAGCGATTTCTATCGGTGA
- a CDS encoding O-antigen ligase family protein yields MTNSTAEAITHALVLTPDAGRWAPLWVILFVALWPTPGLAETVLSLGAVFAAYRLLDARFRGGTRLLSGAAWALTSVLFFAYWLPQMLSAFDAVDVGVALRKLATDLRYLPFMWLCAIAVANAQRRRRTFTGLAVIGGAWTLDALLQAAFGTSALFFGMDQIKQLVSGHSLCTAQELALVDRLSGALGPCNLKFGQTLASLSPFLLLALGRRNAWAWAGAAAAVGVVLVLAGSRASWITYGVIVLLSGWQLLGSRRLLAAAVVGALLAGGVVAVAPQARERIQRTMLAFRNGEQGVDQALSGRAQIWGAALCMIREHPLNGVGARGFRQAYPACNPAPEQAPAWGDGPAFHAHQIVLEILAETGVIGLLLWLAGAAQAWRAWRYSSLAAREQARPAMIALVATVFPLNTHLAFYSSFWGGLSLMLAGLYAGALLNDDADQTPPR; encoded by the coding sequence ATGACGAACTCCACCGCTGAGGCCATTACGCACGCGCTCGTGTTGACGCCCGACGCAGGTCGCTGGGCACCGCTATGGGTGATCTTGTTCGTGGCGCTGTGGCCCACGCCCGGGCTGGCCGAGACGGTGTTGTCGCTAGGTGCGGTCTTTGCGGCGTATCGCTTGCTGGACGCGCGCTTTCGCGGCGGCACGCGGTTGCTCAGTGGCGCGGCCTGGGCCCTGACCAGCGTGTTGTTCTTCGCGTATTGGTTGCCGCAAATGCTGTCGGCGTTCGATGCGGTTGACGTGGGGGTGGCGCTGCGCAAGTTGGCCACCGATCTGCGCTATCTGCCTTTCATGTGGTTGTGCGCGATTGCGGTGGCCAACGCGCAGCGGCGCCGTCGCACCTTCACCGGCCTGGCAGTGATCGGTGGGGCGTGGACGCTGGACGCGTTGCTACAGGCCGCATTCGGTACCAGCGCGTTGTTCTTCGGCATGGATCAAATCAAACAACTGGTCAGCGGCCACAGCCTGTGCACGGCGCAAGAGCTGGCCTTGGTCGATCGCCTCAGCGGTGCACTGGGCCCGTGCAATCTCAAATTCGGGCAGACCCTGGCCAGCCTGTCGCCGTTCCTCTTGCTGGCACTGGGACGACGCAATGCCTGGGCCTGGGCAGGCGCTGCGGCTGCAGTCGGCGTGGTGTTGGTGCTGGCTGGTTCGCGTGCATCCTGGATCACCTACGGTGTGATCGTGCTGCTGTCCGGTTGGCAGCTACTGGGCAGCCGTCGTTTGCTTGCCGCTGCGGTGGTCGGTGCGCTGTTGGCAGGCGGGGTGGTGGCCGTGGCGCCCCAGGCACGCGAGCGGATTCAGCGCACCATGCTGGCTTTCCGAAATGGCGAACAAGGCGTCGACCAAGCCTTGTCCGGACGCGCACAGATCTGGGGCGCGGCGCTGTGCATGATCCGCGAGCACCCGCTCAACGGCGTGGGCGCGCGCGGGTTCCGTCAGGCGTATCCGGCTTGTAATCCGGCACCCGAACAGGCGCCGGCGTGGGGCGATGGGCCTGCCTTCCATGCGCATCAGATCGTGCTGGAAATTCTGGCCGAAACCGGGGTGATCGGTTTGCTGCTGTGGCTGGCCGGTGCGGCGCAGGCATGGCGCGCATGGCGTTATTCCAGCCTGGCGGCACGCGAGCAGGCGAGGCCGGCGATGATCGCGCTGGTGGCAACCGTCTTCCCGCTCAACACGCACCTGGCGTTCTATTCCAGCTTCTGGGGTGGCCTGAGCCTGATGCTGGCCGGGTTGTACGCTGGCGCCTTGCTCAACGACGATGCGGATCAAACGCCGCCGCGGTAA
- a CDS encoding glycosyltransferase, which produces MHRLTVVQLLPALQSGGVERSTLEIAAALVRAGHRAVVVSAGGRLVQPLLEVGGEHLTVEIGRKSLLTLRHVVSLRRLFAELGADIVHARSRLPAWLGWYALRGMPKATRPRFVTTVHGLNSPSRYSAVMTYGERVICVSQTVRQYVCMHYPQADTARLRTIARGVDTAQFPRRPHPDRRARKWAQSLLPGLPADVPLLLLPGRGTRLKGHADGLQLLAGLRAAGVPAWLWLPGAREPGREAYVRELEAKAAMLGVADAVAFTEPTARIAEAYAASDLVLQLSRKPEAFGRTVVEALSVGRPVLGWAHGGVGELLAELQPSGAVPAFDAQALRRQALHLLQQAPTPPAVRGYTLQAMQSATLKVYDELHR; this is translated from the coding sequence ATGCACCGCCTGACCGTGGTGCAACTGCTGCCGGCGCTGCAGTCCGGCGGCGTGGAGCGCTCCACCCTGGAAATCGCCGCCGCGCTAGTGCGCGCCGGCCACCGCGCCGTGGTCGTGTCGGCGGGCGGTCGTCTGGTCCAGCCGCTGCTGGAGGTGGGCGGTGAGCATCTCACTGTGGAAATCGGCCGCAAGTCGCTGCTGACACTGCGTCATGTGGTGAGCCTGCGCAGGCTGTTTGCCGAACTCGGTGCCGACATCGTGCATGCGCGCTCGCGCCTTCCCGCATGGCTGGGATGGTACGCGTTGCGTGGCATGCCGAAGGCCACGCGGCCGCGCTTTGTCACCACTGTGCATGGGCTTAATTCGCCCAGCCGCTACAGCGCGGTGATGACATATGGCGAGCGGGTCATTTGTGTCTCGCAGACGGTGCGCCAGTATGTTTGCATGCACTATCCGCAGGCCGACACTGCGCGCTTGCGCACCATTGCGCGCGGTGTCGATACCGCGCAGTTCCCGCGTCGGCCGCATCCTGATCGCCGCGCGCGCAAGTGGGCACAGAGCCTGCTGCCAGGCTTGCCCGCCGACGTGCCATTGCTGTTGCTGCCCGGTCGCGGCACACGACTGAAAGGCCATGCCGACGGTCTGCAACTGCTCGCCGGCCTACGTGCCGCCGGGGTGCCTGCCTGGCTGTGGCTGCCGGGCGCACGCGAGCCGGGACGCGAAGCCTATGTGCGCGAACTGGAGGCCAAGGCCGCCATGCTGGGCGTGGCTGACGCTGTTGCCTTCACTGAGCCCACCGCGCGCATCGCCGAGGCCTACGCCGCCAGCGATCTGGTGCTGCAGCTGTCGCGCAAACCGGAAGCCTTCGGTCGTACCGTGGTCGAGGCACTGTCGGTGGGCCGGCCGGTGCTAGGCTGGGCGCATGGCGGGGTCGGCGAATTGCTGGCCGAGTTGCAGCCCAGTGGCGCGGTTCCCGCTTTCGATGCCCAGGCCCTGCGCAGGCAGGCACTCCATCTGTTGCAGCAGGCGCCAACACCGCCGGCCGTGCGCGGCTACACGTTGCAGGCCATGCAATCGGCCACCCTGAAGGTCTATGACGAACTCCACCGCTGA
- a CDS encoding zinc-finger domain-containing protein produces the protein MRQTATAPANAQTRYTVHRGDLPLSCPTPQMALWNSHPRVYLPIEDEPNSEAKCPYCGALFVLAD, from the coding sequence ATGCGCCAGACCGCCACCGCGCCCGCCAATGCCCAAACGCGCTACACCGTGCACCGCGGCGATTTGCCGCTGAGCTGCCCGACGCCGCAGATGGCGCTGTGGAACTCGCATCCACGCGTCTACCTGCCGATCGAAGACGAGCCCAACAGCGAAGCCAAGTGCCCGTATTGCGGCGCGCTGTTCGTGCTCGCCGACTGA
- a CDS encoding NADP-dependent malic enzyme gives MSNDDFKQAALEYHRQQPAGKLRVTATKPMLTQRDLSLAYSPGVAFACEAIVEEPTQASELTARGNLVAVITNGTAVLGLGNIGPLASKPVMEGKGVLFQKFAGIDVFDIEINENDPDKLVDIIASLEPTFGGINLEDIKAPECFIVERKLRERMNIPVFHDDQHGTAIIVGAAVLNALVVTGKKIEEVKLATTGMGAAGISCVNMLVSLGLKPENILALDRDGVIHAGRTDLDPDKQRYARDTDKRTLAEIVEGADIFLGLSAAGILKPEMVATMARQPVIFALANPNPEITPEVAKAVRPDCIIGTGRSDYPNQINNVLCFPYLFRGALDVGATGINEEMKIACVKAIAAMARREASDLGAAYGGETPSFGPDYLIPRPLDPRLLVELSSAVAQAAMDSGVATRPIADMEAYRDKLGQFVYRTSLMMKPVYDRARADKQRVVYAEGEEEVVLRAVQNVVDEGLAFPILIGRPDVIEARIERMGLRLTAGVDFEITNILDDPRFNEYWQYYHALTERRGVTVTAAKELMRSRPTLIAAVMVARGEADAMLSGVVGRFHKKLGYARSVIPLEPRVSSTSAMTGVINQLGVFFFLDTHVQEDPTVEQVVEATLQAAYRLKLFGIEPNIALLSHSNFGSHDSRDALKMRQVREALLKRKPELNIDGEMQGDTAWDEALRKQIMPNSTLKGRANLFVLPNLEAANIAYNLVRVFTDGVAIGPILMGISKPVHILTTSATSRRVMNMTAIAAVDAQIRKQRDAEKSAAEKSSSGGC, from the coding sequence ATGTCCAACGACGACTTCAAACAGGCCGCCCTCGAATACCACCGCCAGCAGCCGGCCGGCAAGCTCCGAGTCACTGCGACCAAGCCGATGCTGACCCAGCGCGACCTGTCGCTGGCGTATTCGCCGGGCGTGGCCTTCGCCTGCGAGGCGATCGTCGAAGAACCCACCCAGGCCAGCGAGCTCACCGCACGCGGCAATCTGGTGGCGGTGATCACCAACGGCACCGCCGTGCTGGGCTTGGGCAACATCGGCCCGCTGGCCTCCAAGCCGGTGATGGAAGGCAAGGGCGTGCTGTTCCAGAAGTTCGCCGGCATCGATGTCTTCGATATCGAGATCAACGAGAACGACCCGGACAAGCTGGTCGACATCATCGCCAGCCTGGAGCCGACATTCGGCGGCATCAATCTGGAAGACATCAAGGCGCCGGAATGCTTCATCGTCGAGCGCAAGCTGCGCGAGCGCATGAATATTCCGGTGTTCCATGACGACCAACACGGCACCGCAATCATCGTCGGCGCGGCGGTGCTCAACGCGCTGGTGGTCACCGGCAAGAAGATCGAAGAGGTCAAGCTGGCCACCACCGGCATGGGCGCAGCCGGAATCTCCTGCGTCAACATGTTGGTCTCGCTGGGCTTGAAGCCGGAGAACATCCTGGCGCTGGACCGCGACGGCGTGATCCACGCCGGCCGCACCGATCTGGATCCCGACAAGCAGCGCTACGCACGCGACACCGACAAGCGCACGCTGGCCGAAATCGTCGAAGGCGCGGACATCTTCCTGGGTCTGTCGGCGGCCGGTATCCTCAAGCCGGAAATGGTCGCCACCATGGCGCGCCAGCCGGTGATCTTCGCACTGGCCAATCCCAACCCGGAGATCACCCCGGAAGTGGCCAAGGCGGTGCGTCCGGATTGCATCATCGGCACTGGTCGGTCTGACTATCCGAACCAGATCAACAACGTGCTGTGTTTCCCGTATCTGTTCCGTGGTGCGCTGGACGTGGGCGCTACCGGCATCAACGAAGAAATGAAGATCGCCTGCGTCAAGGCGATTGCCGCGATGGCGCGCCGCGAGGCCTCCGACCTGGGCGCAGCCTACGGTGGCGAAACTCCGAGTTTCGGCCCAGACTACCTGATTCCGCGGCCGCTGGACCCGCGTCTGTTGGTGGAGTTGTCCTCCGCCGTTGCGCAGGCCGCGATGGATTCGGGCGTGGCCACGCGCCCGATCGCCGACATGGAGGCCTACCGCGACAAGCTTGGCCAGTTCGTCTACCGCACCAGCCTGATGATGAAGCCGGTCTACGACCGCGCGCGCGCCGACAAGCAGCGCGTGGTGTATGCCGAAGGCGAAGAAGAAGTGGTGCTGCGCGCGGTGCAGAACGTGGTCGACGAAGGCTTGGCCTTCCCGATCCTGATCGGCCGCCCGGACGTCATCGAAGCGCGTATCGAGCGCATGGGCCTGCGCCTGACCGCGGGGGTGGACTTCGAAATCACCAACATCCTCGACGACCCGCGCTTCAACGAATACTGGCAGTACTACCACGCGCTCACCGAGCGGCGCGGCGTGACCGTCACCGCCGCCAAGGAGCTGATGCGCTCGCGTCCGACACTGATTGCCGCGGTGATGGTGGCGCGCGGCGAAGCCGATGCGATGCTTTCGGGCGTGGTCGGCCGCTTCCACAAGAAGCTGGGTTACGCACGCAGCGTGATTCCGCTGGAACCGCGCGTGAGTTCCACCTCGGCGATGACCGGCGTGATCAACCAATTGGGCGTGTTCTTCTTCCTAGATACGCACGTGCAGGAAGACCCGACCGTGGAGCAAGTGGTGGAGGCGACCTTGCAGGCCGCCTATCGCCTCAAGTTGTTCGGCATCGAGCCCAATATCGCCCTGCTGTCGCATTCCAACTTCGGCAGCCACGACTCGCGCGACGCGCTGAAGATGCGCCAGGTGCGCGAGGCCCTGCTCAAACGCAAGCCAGAGCTCAACATCGACGGCGAAATGCAGGGCGACACTGCCTGGGACGAAGCGCTGCGCAAGCAAATCATGCCAAATAGCACCTTGAAGGGCCGCGCCAACCTGTTCGTGCTGCCGAATCTGGAAGCGGCCAACATCGCCTACAACCTGGTGCGCGTGTTTACCGATGGCGTAGCGATCGGCCCGATCCTGATGGGAATCTCCAAACCGGTGCACATCCTCACCACCAGCGCCACCTCACGCCGGGTGATGAACATGACCGCCATCGCCGCGGTAGACGCGCAGATCCGCAAGCAGCGCGATGCCGAGAAGAGCGCTGCTGAAAAGAGCAGCAGCGGAGGTTGCTAG
- a CDS encoding dicarboxylate/amino acid:cation symporter yields MHISKPAGPLPASVPFYRQLYFQVVVAIVLGALLGHFEPAFAESLKPLGDAFIKLVKMIIAPVIFLTIVTGIAGMTHLKTVGRVFVKSMAYFLFFSTLALIVGMIVAHVVQPGAGMNINPAELDQSAVNTYVQKSHELSLVGFLMDIIPVTLIGAFVDGNILQVLFVAVLFGIALALVGERGRPVLSFLEALTAPVFRLVHMLMKAAPIGAFGAIAFTIGKYGVESLINLAWLVGSFYLTSLFFVLVILGLVCRFCGFSVLKLIRYLKAELLLVLGTSSSESALPSLMEKMEKAGCEKSVVGLVVPTGYSFNLDGTNIYMSLAALFIAQATNVDLTLGQQITLLAVAMLSSKGAAGVTGAGFITLAATLSVVPDVPVAGMALILGVDRFMSECRSLTNFIGNAVATVVVSRWENALDRDQLKRVLDGGSPSLQAPVASRDIVAPISVR; encoded by the coding sequence ATGCACATCAGCAAGCCTGCCGGCCCCCTGCCGGCGTCCGTCCCCTTCTACCGCCAGCTGTACTTCCAGGTGGTGGTGGCGATCGTTCTGGGTGCCCTGCTGGGCCACTTCGAGCCGGCCTTCGCCGAAAGCCTCAAGCCGCTGGGCGACGCCTTCATCAAGCTGGTGAAGATGATCATCGCCCCGGTGATCTTCCTGACCATCGTCACCGGCATCGCCGGTATGACCCACCTCAAGACAGTGGGCCGGGTCTTCGTCAAGTCGATGGCCTACTTCCTGTTCTTTTCCACGCTGGCGTTGATCGTGGGGATGATCGTGGCGCACGTGGTGCAGCCCGGCGCCGGCATGAACATCAACCCGGCCGAGCTGGATCAGAGTGCAGTCAACACCTACGTGCAGAAGTCACACGAGCTGAGCCTGGTCGGCTTTTTGATGGACATTATCCCGGTCACGCTGATCGGCGCGTTCGTCGACGGCAACATCCTGCAGGTGCTGTTCGTGGCGGTGTTGTTCGGTATCGCGCTGGCCCTGGTCGGCGAGCGTGGTCGCCCGGTGCTGAGCTTCCTGGAAGCGTTGACCGCCCCGGTGTTCCGCCTTGTGCATATGCTGATGAAGGCCGCGCCGATAGGTGCGTTCGGCGCCATCGCCTTCACCATCGGCAAATATGGCGTGGAATCGCTGATCAACCTGGCTTGGCTGGTGGGCTCGTTTTACCTGACATCGCTGTTCTTCGTGCTGGTGATCCTGGGCCTGGTCTGCCGGTTTTGCGGCTTTTCGGTGCTCAAACTGATTCGCTACCTCAAGGCCGAGTTGTTGCTTGTGCTGGGAACTTCTTCGTCGGAGTCGGCATTGCCGTCGCTGATGGAAAAGATGGAAAAGGCCGGCTGTGAGAAGTCGGTGGTGGGCCTGGTGGTGCCGACCGGCTACTCGTTCAATCTGGATGGCACCAACATCTACATGAGCCTGGCCGCGCTGTTCATCGCCCAGGCCACCAACGTTGACCTAACCCTGGGTCAGCAGATCACCTTGTTGGCGGTGGCGATGCTTAGCTCCAAGGGTGCGGCGGGCGTGACCGGCGCCGGCTTCATCACCCTGGCCGCCACGCTGTCGGTGGTGCCGGACGTGCCGGTGGCCGGTATGGCGCTGATTCTGGGCGTGGACCGCTTCATGAGCGAGTGCCGCTCGCTGACCAACTTCATCGGTAATGCGGTGGCGACGGTGGTGGTGTCGCGCTGGGAAAATGCGCTGGACCGCGACCAGCTCAAGCGGGTGCTGGACGGTGGCTCGCCGTCGCTGCAGGCACCGGTGGCCTCGCGCGACATCGTCGCACCGATCAGCGTGCGCTGA